A genomic window from Triticum urartu cultivar G1812 chromosome 7, Tu2.1, whole genome shotgun sequence includes:
- the LOC125525642 gene encoding putative disease resistance protein At1g50180 has protein sequence MAESAVGAVLGNVSTLAVQETTLLCGVSLEVEFLKDELKRLQGFLRDANNKRRRGDESIVVLVSQIRDVAYEADNAIEAAENMQKRNRLKKGFMGAIARYARLPSDLTTLHEIGVEIQRIKRKISDIFESANRLKIVDLGNTSIENVHLDDEFQLDYGPMHQNIEEIVVVGFEGEYKEIAGKLVEAEKSLSAISIVAMGGAGKTTLARKVYTSDRVKLHFDTIAWVTVSQKYKVIDLLKDILKQIMERRDESIDKMDEYEVGKKIHNLLFKKRYLVVLDDVWETDTWEQLNRTITAFPDATNGSRILLTTRKEDVARHVQMPTYVHSLKKLDEERSWELFSRKALPLYKRSAIAHVDEFEKLGRKLAKKCDGLPLALAILGGYLYKNLNKQAWTDILLDWPATKNGEMMQNILARSYKDLPNHYLRSCFLYIAAFPEDYEIYVSDLMELWIAEGFIPHTRNHKLEETARKYVAELAQRSLVQVTGRSEAHGWIEKIRVHDILRDWCIEEARKDSFLVVIDKTSGQVGAISTDITISYRYCYQHFNGQNLQASRNLRALIGFHLRSISLPKLRFLRVLHIEDSSLRDSSRAIGGCIHLRCLKLIRCRRVTLPSSIGQLLYLRTIDMRNTHALVPKSMWNIPSLRHVYLSDEFFPPRGVHQNELKTFRLKLTVENATFATMGKVFNLDMMMFLGQMTQLTDLSLRCEPKVWVTRSRMPSEMVNILANMPHLVDVELHRFDVLDKFPESHHFPQSLRRFSLEADSIQQDPMPVLEKLPCLVVLRLSGYTGQTISCSDGGFPRLQNLWLTSFHNTKEWKIEAGSMPKLSHMILDEFSKMRKAPEALLHLPSLNLLELNGMPLISVGEDSTHRRS, from the exons ATGGCCGAGTCGGCCGTCGGCGCCGTGCTCGGCAATGTCAGCACCCTTGCGGTTCAGGAGACCACGCTCCTATGTGGAGTTAGCCTAGAAGTGGAGTTCCTCAAGGATGAGCTCAAGCGGCTGCAAGGCTTCCTCCGAGACGCCAACAACAAACGGAGGCGGGGAGATGAAAGTATTGTTGTCTTGGTCAGCCAGATCAGAGATGTGGCGTATGAGGCCGACAATGCCATTGAAGCCGCTGAGAACATGCAGAAGAGAAACAGATTGAAGAAGGGATTCATGGGTGCCATTGCAAGGTATGCTCGCCTACCAAGTGATTTGACTACCCTTCACGAAATTGGTGTCGAAATCCAACGGATCAAAAGGAAGATTTCTGATATATTTGAAAGTGCAAACCGTCTGAAAATAGTTGATTTGGGGAATACTTCAatagaaaatgttcatcttgatGATGAGTTCCAACTAGATTATGGCCCTATGCATCAAAACATTGAAGAAATTGTAGTTGTTGGCTTTGAGGGTGAGTACAAAGAAATAGCGGGGAAGTTAGTGGAGGCAGAGAAGAGCCTTAGTGCTATCTCCATCGTTGCTATGGGTGGGGCAGGAAAAACAACACTTGCTAGAAAAGTCTACACTTCAGATAGAGTCAAACTACACTTTGATACAATTGCTTGGGTTACTGTATCTCAAAAGTACAAGGTCATTGATTTACTAAAGGATATTCTAAAACAAATAATGGAGAGGAGAGATGAGTCAATTGATAAAATGGATGAGTACGAGGTGGGAAAGAAGATCCATAATCTTTTGTTCAAAAAAAGATACTTAGTAGTTCTTGACGATGTGTGGGAAACAGATACATGGGAGCAATTAAACAGAACCATTACTGCCTTTCCAGATGCAACTAATGGTAGTAGGATACTATTAACCACACGGAAAGAAGATGTTGCACGTCATGTTCAGATGCCAACCTATGTTCATTCTTTGAAGAAGTTAGATGAAGAGAGGAGTTGGGAACTCTTTAGTAGAAAAGCTTTACCATTGTATAAAAGGTCTGCTATAGCTCATGTGGATGAGTTTGAAAAACTTGGAAGAAAGCTTGCAAAGAAATGTGACGGATTGCCACTTGCACTTGCAATTTTGGGGGGTTATCTATATAAAAACCTAAATAAACAAGCATGGACTGATATACTGTTGGATTGGCCTGCAACAAAAAATGGAGAGATGATGCAAAACATACTAGCTCGTAGTTACAAGGACCTGCCAAATCATTATTTACGATCCTGTTTTCTCTATATTGCTGCTTTTCCTGAGGATTACGAAATTTATGTGTCGGATCTTATGGAATTATGGATAGCAGAAGGCTTCATTCCACACACACGAAATCATAAACTAGAAGAAACAGCACGCAAGTATGTAGCCGAGTTGGCCCAGAGAAGCCTTGTGCAGGTTACTGGTAGAAGTGAGGCACATGGATGGATTGAGAAAATAAGGGTTCATGATATTTTACGTGATTGGTGCATAGAAGAGGCAAGAAAAGATAGTTTtcttgttgtcatcgacaaaacTTCAG GCCAAGTTGGTGCAATATCAACTGATATCACGATATCATATCGTTACTGTTATCAGCACTTCAATGGTCAGAATTTGCAGGCATCACGTAATCTCCGAGCTCTAATTGGGTTTCATCTTCGATCAATATCCCTTCCTAAACTCAGAtttcttcgtgttcttcacatTGAAGACTCAAGCCTAAGGGATTCCTCTAGGGCAATAGGTGGGTGCATTCATCTAAGATGCCTCAAGTTGATAAGATGTAGACGTGTGACCCTCCCTTCATCAATTGGACAACTCCTTTACTTGCGAACTATTGATATGAGGAACACACATGCACTGGTACCAAAATCTATGTGGAATATCCCTTCTCTAAGGCATGTTTACCTCTCTGATGAATTTTTTCCACCAAGGGGTGTGCATCAAAATGAGCTCAAGACCTTCCGGTTAAAGCTTACAGTTGAAAATGCTACTTTTGCCACTATGGGGAAAGTCTTCAATcttgatatgatgatgtttttggGCCAAATGACTCAACTAACAGACTTGTCATTGAGATGCGAGCCTAAGGTGTGGGTCACAAGGTCACGCATGCCTTCGGAAATGGTGAATATATTAGCAAACATGCCTCACCTAGTTGATGTTGAGCTCCATAGATTCGATGTGCTTGATAAGTTTCCTGAGAGCCATCACTTCCCACAAAGCCTACGAAGATTCTCTCTAGAAGCTGATTCCATTCAACAAGACCCGATGCCGGTGTTGGAGAAGCTCCCATGTCTTGTGGTGCTGAGGTTGAGTGGGTACACTGGCCAAACCATATCATGCTCTGACGGGGGTTTTCCTCGTCTCCAGAACTTATGGCTTACTAGCTTTCATAACACTAAGGAATGGAAGATCGAGGCTGGGTCCATGCCAAAGCTCTCCCACATGATACTCGATGAGTTCAGTAAGATGAGAAAGGCCCCCGAGGCGTTGCTGCACCTTCCGTCACTCAATCTGCTGGAACTAAATGGTATGCCCTTGATTTCTGTTGGAGAAGACAGCACGCATCGAAGGAGCTGA